The Helicobacter kayseriensis genomic sequence TTTCCAGCACAAGACAAACGATTCATATTGTCAAAATAGCTATTTAAAATCTCGTGAATCTTACTTTGTGTCAAAAAACTTTTCAGAATCAACACCTTAAGTGGTGTAAGAAACTCTTTTTCTAATGTGTCTTGATTTTGAATTTGTGTGAGTATTTTATTTAGATCTTGATGAAGCATTATTTTTGCGAGCTCGTTCTTTGATGACAAAATTTGCTAAGTTTTTTATGTTGTCCTGTGCATTTTCAAGCACAATCTTCCTCTTGATAACATCAAGTCCAAACTTTGCATACAATAAACCAAAAACCTCATCAGCAAACGAATGGGAAACTCTGTCTATCCTCTGGAAATCAACAACAACTTGCCAATCTTTTGTTTCTAATAATTCAATAATTCTTTTACGCAAAATCTCTCCACTATCTCGTGAACCTAGGAAATCAAAATCTTCAAACATTGTGGCTACTTCAAGTATTGTTTTTTCCATTAGCTCCTCCCATCAAATAGCGTAAAAATCATGTGCCATATTACCAAAACGAAGAGAGAAAAAATAGCAATAACTCTCCATCACTTCGCCAAGACTTCTCATCATAAAGCTTCTCATTTTCACTCCTAGCTTCTTGATTTTTAATCTGATTAGAGTTTTTTATCATCTCTCTTTGTGAGAATAAGGGTTAGCTTGGCACGATAGAGTTTTTGCGGGCGGTTTTTTGGAGGGAGAAGAGCAAGAGAATCATCACAAGAGTATAGAAAACCAAAAGGAGGTTTTCAACACCCGAGCGAGGAGATCTATCGATAAGATTCATCACTCCAAAGATAAGAGAAGGCTTGCAATAGGCAATCCAAAAAGTAACACCAGAAAAAAAGAGTAGTCTGCTCCATCTCCAAAAGAGACTGCAAAATCCAACGAGATAGACTAAGTCTATTATTTTGCTTTGTGTGAAAAAAGGCACATTGAAAAACCCTATAAGAGTGCCCTTGGAATGACTATCAATAAAGGCTTGAAGATTTGTCCCATATTTACAAGCAAAAAGAGCAAGTCCAAAGCCCCCAATCGCAACAACTATCCAAGAAATGATTTGTAGCAAATCCGTGTGGTGGTCTGAGGTTTGGCGATAGAAAAAAAGTTGCCATTTATCAATCCATTCTCTAGAGAGGATTGGAGGGTTTTTAGAATCTAGTTCAATCTCTTTGCAATAGAGTTCCATTCTGTGATAGTCCAAACTATCTAGAAGATTATTTTGTTTGATATAGTTATCTTTAAGTGTTTGAAAACATTTTCGTAAATCAATGCGAAATTCTCTTTTTCCTGCCAACTCCCTAAAGGAATAGAAAAAAGCTTGTTCTGATGTCTGAATTTTTCCAACAAGAAATGCTTTTGAAATGTTTGGAATTTCAATACACTGAATATTAGTAAAATTAAAAAATTTCTCAAATTTACTTCCATCAAGAATCAGAAATGACAAAAACTTTGAATCTTGAAAATTTATTATTTGAAAATTTGAATTGATGATTTCCGTTGATTTTTCAAAAGTAGATAATAAAAAATCAGCTCTCTCTATTTTATTGAAATCCATTTCTAAAATATTAAAAATACTTTCTCGAATATGCAAATCATGCATTTTGTTCTGATTCATTGTTATCACATCGAA encodes the following:
- a CDS encoding STAS-like domain-containing protein, with product MEKTILEVATMFEDFDFLGSRDSGEILRKRIIELLETKDWQVVVDFQRIDRVSHSFADEVFGLLYAKFGLDVIKRKIVLENAQDNIKNLANFVIKERARKNNASSRSK